CGTATGCCCGAGCGCTGCCGCTACCTCATGGCTGATGTGTCCGCCATGGACAAAGAGCTCCACGATGCGCTCATTGATCTCCCGATGAAGCGCGGGCACCTCCTTGTCCTCACCGCGGCGTACGCGATCGTGATACGATTTCTTCAGCTGGCGGTTGATGCGATAGTACTGTTGTGCGCGAAAATACATAAACCATGCCTCCTTTTCTTCCTTCCCTGCGGGGACATCGTTCGCGGAGCTATAATCGCAGTCCGGGAACGGCGTTCAGCGAGACGTCTGCAAAATCTCCATTGAGTGACTGATAGTATCCGCGGCAGGCGATCATAGCGGCGTTGTCCGTGCACAGCTTTTGGCTCGGTCGGCGGAATCGGATTCCTCTCTCGTCCGCGGCCTGCTGCAGTCTCTCCACGAGCGCGTGATTCGCGGCGACACCGCCGGCAAGCACGAGCGTATCGCGGCCTGCCGTCTCCACCGCCTCGATCGTCTTCTTGACGAGCACCTCGACAACCGCCTTTTGAAACGACGCCGCCACATCCGCCTTGGGGATCTCGATACGCTTCATCTTCATGGCGTTGAGATAGTTCAGGACGGCCGACTTCAATCCGCTGAAGCTGAACTCATAATTTCCGTCCTCCATGAGCGCCTTCGGAAAGTCGATGGCATCTGGATCGCCCTCTCGCGCCAGCTTGTCAATCTGCGGCCCTCCGGGATACGGAAGCCCCATGACACGCGCTATTTTATCGAACGCCTCGCCCGCCGCGTCATCGCGCGTCTCCCCCAGCAGCGAAAACGCGTTGTAATCGCGCACATCCACGAGAGACGTGTGGCCGCCGGAGACAACGAGCGCGGTAAAGGGCGGCTCAAGCGCGGGATCGCTCAAAAAGTTCGCAAAGATGTGCCCCTCCAGGTGATTGACTCCGATCAGCGGCACATCGAGCGCATAGGCAAGGGACTTGCCCGCGGACACCCCTACGAGAAGCGCGCCGACGAGCCCCGGCCCGTAGGTGACCGCAACCTGATCGATATCCTGCTTTTCCATGCCGGCTTCCTTCAGCGCCGCGTCGATCACAGGAAGGATATTGACAATGTGACGGCGCGAAGCGATCTCCGGTACGACCCCGCCGTATTTTTGATGATCCGGTATCTGCGTATCGATGACATTCGACAGGAGCTCACGTCCGCCGCGCAGGACAGCCGCCGCTGTCTCATCGCAGCTCGACTCGATGCCGAGTGTGACGATGTTGTTTATATCTTTGTGTTCCATAGTATATCCGCGTCCTCCACCGGCGCCGTATAGTACTTCGGGCGAATCCCGACGCTCTTAAAGCCGTATTTTTCATATAATTTGCGGGCCGCATCATTGGATACGCGCATTTCAAGCGTAGCGGATGCCGCCCCCCGCTCCTTCATCGCGCGGATGAGGTTTTCCAAAAGGGCGCTGCCTATGCCCTGTCCGCGATGCGCGGGATCGACGGCGACATTGGAGATATGCCCCTCCGTGCCGAGAATCCATACGCCCGCATAGCCGATGATCTCCTCCCCCGCCAGCGCTACCAGATAGCAGGCATCCTTTTGCGATGCCTCTTCCCAAAAGGATGCACGGGACCACGGCACGGAAAAACACCGCTTCTCCAAGACGGAAACGGCGTCCGCATCATCGGGCGTCATCCTCCGAACGTGTATATCGGTCATAGCTGTTCAACCTCATCAATAGGAAGCACGGATAAAACAAATCTGTATGCCGTCAGGAAGGATTCGTCCGCGATTTATGCCGTTCTTCCCACAGCACTTCCGCCTCGGAGCGGCGAATATAGAGAGGCTCCGCCATCATCGCGTCCGCGGTTCTTCCCGCCCGAAGATCTGCCAATCCGAGCCGGGCTACCGTCGCCGCCCGCGGCATGATGAGCTCAGGCGGCGCGATGGACACGCCTTTCGGGCATGCGAGTCCTGCCCGCTTCTTCTGCGGCAGATCGCCGACAAGCACAACGGGTGCATGTTCCTCAAGTGATGCGATGAAGTCCTGATACACGGCGACACAAGGCTCGATGATCGGACGCAGTTCGCCATGCTCATGCGCGTAAAGCGCCGCGTACGCGTGCTTCTTCTGCGCGTCCAGCAGGACTCCGACACGCGCTCCCTCCATGGGGAAGTGCGCCGCTAAGGCCTCCATGGTCGACACCGTCACAAGAGGAATCGACAGACCGTAGGAGAGCGCCTTTGCCGTCGAAAGCCCTATGCGTAGCCCCGTAAAGGAGCCGGGACCGATGGAAACCGCCACCGCGTCCAGCTCCTTTTTTGTACGACCCGCCATCAGAAGAATCTGCTCGATGTGCGCGAGCAGCGTCTCCGAATGCGTATTCCCCGTCTCTACCGTCAGCTCCGCCTCCAGGCGTCCCTCCGTGGCAAGCGCGACACTCGACGCCATCGTCGCCGTATCAATGGCAAGAACCAACAATCAGCCCAACCTCCTCAAAAAATTTCTCCCATCGGCAGCCGACAAGCGTAAATGTGATCTGCCGCTGATCCTCCGCATCATCAAGACGCTCCAACTCCACAAGGATGTAATCGTCCGGCAGCCAATCCATATACGCATCCGGCCATTCGACGATCGTAACCGCCGCGTCATTTTCAAGCGATTCGCCGAAGCCGATGCCCTCAAGCTCCTCCTCGTGCGCAATGCGGTAGAGATCAAAATGCTGCACATCAAGGCTCCCCTGATAGACATTCATGAGGCAGAATGTCGGACTGTTCACGCCCGTAATGCCGAGAGGAAGTAATAGATTCTGCGTAAAGAGCGTCTTCCCCGCCCCTAAATCCCCCTTCAGCGCGAGCACCAGCCCACCGGTAAGCCGCGTTCCTATCGCGCGCGCGAGAGCCGCCGTCTCTTCCGGACTCGTCGATCTGTACTGCATTGTCTTTCTCTCCTTACATACATATATGTGCATGATACCACATTGCACCCCGCAGAGCAAAGAAAAGTCTTCAATTGCTAAAAATAGATAATCGTTATTTGTAAATAATTATTTTGATATATTGTATAATGTAAAGATTATTGAAGGAAATATGAGATATGTAGATTTATTTTATATATATGATGATTTTTACACATTCCCTTTTTGTCCTAAAAAAATTATACTAAGAATATAGCAAATGACCTGTACAAATGTGTGAAGAGTCGCGATACAGCGGCGACAGGCGCGGTTTGCTATAACGTGTGTGTTGAGATTTTCAAAGTATTATATTTAACAGGGAGGAATTTTCATGAAAAAGTTTGTCTGCACGGTTTGCGGTTATGTTCATGAAGGCGATCAGCCGCCGGAGGCATGTCCCATCTGCAAGGCGCCGGCTTCCAAGTTCAATGAGCAGACCGGCGACCTTGCCTTTGCCGATCAGCACGTTGTCGGTGTTGCCAAGGATGCCGATCCACGCATCATCGAGGGTCTTCGTCAGAACTTCACGGGCGAGTGCTCCGAGGTCGGCATGTATCTTGCCATGAGCCGTGTCGCTGATCGTGAGGGCTATCCGGAGATTGCCGAAGCCTTCAAGCGCTACGCATTTGAAGAGGCTGAGCACGCGGCGAAGTTTGCCGAGCTTCTCGGTGAGGTCCTTACGGACAGCACGAAGAAGAATCTCCAGATGCGCATTGAAGCCGAGCACGGCGCCTGCGCCGGCAAAAAGGATCTCGCAGTCCTCGCAAAGCAGCTCAACCTGGACGCCGTTCATGATACGGTTCATGAGATGGCAAAGGATGAGGCTCGTCACGGCTGCGGCTTTAAGGGCCTTTTTGACCGCTATTTCGGCAAGTAACGCTTCTATTTCCCCGGCAAGAAGAAAAACTTCTTTCCCCAAGTTTTTCTCTTGATATATCACGGACTCCATTCCCCTCGGAGTCCGTGTTTTTTATTTCGTCTAAGCGGGCACAAGGATGATATCCGTCCTATCCATGCGTTCACCTGCGCGTCAACCGCCTCGTAATCTGTATGCGCGGTTTTATTTTTCCGCGATTTCGTGTATAATACTGCTGGGGAAATAAGTATACATGCAGCGCCGCTATCTTGGCGCACTTCATTTTATCCGTGATTTTCTGGATGATCAACAGCTTTTTGAGGAGGCATTTCATGCGGGCATTTATCTTTGACATGGACGGTGTCATCGTAGATACACAGGGCATGCATACTGCGGCGACGACGAAGGCCTTAAATGAATTCGGCGTTCCGGTTACGCAGGAAGAAATACAGAAGTACGCCGGCACGGCAAACGGCCTGGCATACCGAGAATCGGTCAAAAAGTACCGCGTGGAAATCCCTATCCGGGAGGTCATCGCCCGAAAAAGCGCGCTCTTTCACGCCATGCTCGACGAAGCCATCGACAGCGGCCGGCTGCAGCCCATCGAGGGCATTCCCGAGCTGCTCGCACAGCTGAACGAGCAGCATATCCCGACAGCGATCGCCTCCTCGAGCAGCAAGGAGATGATTCATCACATTGTGGACACATTTCATCTGCGCGACAGCTTCGCTGCACTCATCACGGGACGCGATCTCCCCATGTCCAAGCCGGATCCCGCGGTCTACACGTGGACGGCCGGCTATCTCAAAACCCCGCCGCGGGACTGCGTCGTCCTGGAGGACGCGCACATGGGCGTCCGAGCGGCAAAGGCTGCAGGCATGACCTGCATAGGCTTTCAGAATCCGACCTCCGGCAATCAGGATCTGTCGCAGGCGGATTTCATCGTGCACAAGATCTCCGAAATCGATATCGGCAGACTGTAAGAGAAAAGCGCCTCCTCATCCGCAGGTATATGCGTGAAAGGAGGTGTTGCTGTGAGCGATTTACTGTCTTCCTTCGGCAGCTACGGCTTCCCCATGGCCGTGACCGCATTTCTTCTCGTACGCATCGAAGGAAAGCTCAGTGCGCTCAATGACAGCATCCTGCTCTTGACGCAGACCATCAAGAGCAAGCCGCCTGTCTGAACCGCATCATGCCCGCAATCCTCAAACGAGCCGGACGATTCAATCGTCCGGCTCGTTTGTTTTCCGATTCAGCCGTCGGCGGGGCGCAGCAGCTTCGGAAAGGTAATCTCCAAATACTCTTTGACGCGCCCGCCGATATACCGCTTGCCTTCCGTATCAATCTGTACGCCGTCGCTCGTATACTCCGACCGGAGGAGTCCCTTCTCATCGGTCAGAACGCTGTCGACATCGACGACGTACTCCTGCGTGAGCAGCCACGCATTGACCTCGCGGCGTATCGAATCCCACGCGTAGGCGGGTCTCTCTCCGATGCCCGTGCGGGCAATCGCCTCCGGACATATCGGCGGCAATGTCAGGAATACTGGGATGATGCCATACTCTTCAGAACGGTCACGCAGCTCGGCGAGGTCTTCAATAATCTTCCCGCTCGCCGTGCCTCGACGATAGTCTTCGCCGCCCGCCATGATGATGAGCACCCGCGGCGCAAATGGCGGCACATCGCGGTCAAACCGCTCCAGCATCGCCTCGACCGTGTCCCCCGTATGCCCCAGATTCTTGACGGGCATCCCCGTATAGCTTTCCCAATCGTACATCGGCCGATCGGCTCCATGCACAACGGCGCCGCCGCCATGCGTAATCCCGTCGCCTATCGCCGCGACAGCTGTCGGTGTCGTGACTTCAAACGGCACGGGCTCCGACCACGTACCGACGGGCTGCTTGTGCTCATCCAGCGAGCGCACGCGCCAGAAATAACTCCCCGGGCGCGTAAAGCCCGCATACTCATACAGGGTGATATCATCCGTATAGAGAAGGTGTATGAGGTCGTTCTCCCGGCGTTTGGGATTCCGATACCAGACCGCGACCTCGTATTCTGCCGCCTCCAGCGTCTTCACCCACGAATACACCGGGTAGAGGAGCGCATATCCGGGCGCGTATGGCTCCGATGTCGGGTACGGGGACGTCGTATCCTGCTCTCCCGCTCCCAGCGCCCAAGGCTCCGAAAAGCTCCCGACAGCTCTCCCCTGCGCATCGAGCGGGCACACGCGATAGAAGTGGTTCCCGTCCAGGAGCCCCTCGTGAAAGACCCGCAGCTCATAGCCGTTGTTATAGACGAAGTCGTCCGCATAGACAACGGGCGCGTCCGCCTTGTCGCCGCGCGTGACAACGAATTGATACCGCACGGCATTAGGGACAGGCTCCCAGATAAATCGGAGCTTTTGCGGCGCGGCTTCCGCAAAGGAGGAAACGAGGATCGTGAACACCAGAATCACAGGAACTAAACAGCGCATAGGATCTCCTAAAAACATGAACATGAGCCTCGCCGCGACGCGCGGAGAGACAGTTTTTTGCCGATTATGCTATACAGGCGGCGATAGATGCGCCGAGCCCGGATCCGTCATTTTCCAGCACGATGCGTATGCTGGCCGCATCCGCACCCAGGAGCTCGTCAAACGTGTTTCGGAGCTCTTCCTTGACAAGGGGCATCTTCTCATAGACCGATCCGTCAATCGCAATCGTCTGCTCCGTGATCTCACCGTTGCCCGTCAGGTGCAGGAGGATGCCGACATAGCTTGCCGCTACGAGACGCGCCGAGCGGACGATGATCGCCGCCGCAAGCTGCTGCAGGAGCACGCATTCCGGCTGGCTGAAGCGCTCACCCGTCTCTCGCTCCAGAATCTCCGCCGCGAGGTGTCGGTCGAGATACGCATCTTCCACAATCGCGGAGAGATCGATGCTGGTGAAGTTATATGCCGAATCGCTTCCCAGCAGATCCGCGAGTGCGAGACTGTAGAGCACCCCCATATAGCGTCCCGCAACCATCTTTTCCATGCGCTGCTCGCCGGCCTTTTCCGACGCCGCGTCAAGGATCTCGTCGTACTTCGACGGCATGATCTTTGAGAATCCGCCCGATTCCATATTGATGATCATGGCTCTCTCCGATGTCCCTGTAAAAGGCTCGAGATAGCAGGTATTCTGTCCCGTCGCGTAAATGGAGCCGATATAAGTATCCGGAGTCTTATACGCGGCCGCCAAAAGCGTCGCCACCGTGTCATTGATGACGGCGACCGGTCGGACGTTCAACGCGCCTATACGATCGAGCGCGGCCTTCAGGAGATCGTTGACGATCTCTCCCTCTACGCCCTTCGTCGCAAACTCTTTCGTCCATGTGATGAGTCGCGCATCGTATAGATTTGTCTGCGCGGACGGAAAGGAAAAGGTGTGGCCGAGGAGGTACGGCGTTTCATGATTTTCCTCAATGACTTCGTCAATGAGACCCGCGATGAAGTCGAACTGGTCCTTCGCCTCGGACGCAGCCGAGACGAAATCATAAACGCCTTCGAATACAAGCGGCTTTGTGACCTTCTTCAGCACCTCGTAATCGCCACCGCCCTTTAAGAGGATGCGCAGCGCACGCACATTTGTGCCGCCGAAATCCAGTGCCAGAAACTCTCCCGTCTCTTTTCCCGTCGGCAGTCCCACATAGGATTTGAGCATGCGCATGGAAGACGCCGGATCACCCGCCAGCCCTTTTCGCATATCCGCCTGAAAATCTTCAGCGATCTTCCGCAGCGCATCCTGACGGACATCAAACGCCTCTATGATCTCCGCGCACTTCTCCTTATCTATCGCCATACGTACCCCTCCTCCTGACTTGGAACCTTGCTTCTCAGCCCCGCGGCGGCAGAATCTCGATCCAATAGCCGTCCGGATCGGCAATGAAGTAAATGCCCATAGCCGTATTCTCAAAGCAGATGACGCCCATCTCCTCATGCTTTTTGTGCGCGGCCTCAAAGTTATCCGCCTGAAGCGCAAGATGGAATTCATTCTCTCCGAGATTGTAAGGCTCCTTGCGGTCCGCCAGCCATGTGAGCTCGAGTTCATGCGGCGTCTTGCCGTCGCCCATGAAGACCAGCGTAAATCCCTCTCCCTCTCGGCGGCGCTGCTCCTTGAGTCCCAGCGCCTCCTCATAGAAGGCAATCGACTTGTCGAGGTCAAGCACATTGAAATTGTTGTGTAAAAAGTGGAAGTTCATCATTTTCTCCTTTATACTATACCGGTTCCGCATACTCATGCTGAAAATCAATTTGGAAAAAGTCAAAGTTTTTCCCGTAGTCCATGACGAGACAGTGCGTCTTGTCCTTTCCCCTGCCGTAAAGATTCGGGCACAGGCGCTCGCCGCGCCCGAGCATCTGACGGAATTTTGCCAGTGAATGCACCTTTGTGAAGAAGACGAGATTGACAATTTCAGGTATGTCAATGCCCGTATCGAGAACACCGGCGGAGACGGCGACGCGCGGAGACGCGTCGGCGACGGCAAATGTGTCGATCGCGTCTGTAAGCCCGTGACTCTGCAGATCAAGCGGCATCATGAAATTCACTTCATAGTCCGGGTGCATGCGCTGGAAGACGCATGAAATCGTCCTCGCATGCAGACTGTTCTTTGCGAAGATAATCGTCTTGCCCAGCTCTCCGTCGGCTGTCCTCTCTCCTCTTTCCATGAGGTTTGACAGCATGTTCCGAATGCTCCGCTCATCGAGCAGCCACGCATCGACTGTCGGTGATTCCAGCGCCCGTATTGCCGGCACATCGGTATCCGAATATTCGAGGGACAGCAGCGTGCGCTTCTCCTCCGATATCTCCGCATAGCGGACATCATTGTCCATAATCCCGGGCGGAGCCGCATCGATGACCTTCCAGCCGACCGTCCAGCCGTCGGCAATCGACCGCACGGTCGTGTAGTGGAAGACGGGCTTCCACTGTCCGTCGAGCTCATAGATCTCCGTCTGCCCCGCGGCATCGGGCGGCAAAGAGGAAAATCCCAGCCATATCGCATCAAAGAAGCGCAGCACATCGATGTAGTTCTTATAGATGCTCGTATGCGAATCATCGATGATGATGATGTCAAAGTGCGAGGGATCAAAGAGCCGCGCCCCCGACTCTGTACGGCGGTCATCAATGGCATCGAGGATCTGCGCATACGTGGAAAAGACGACGGCCGCATCGCCTTCCTCTCTCTTCGGCGCATTCGTCAGGTGAACAAGGCTCCAGTCGGGAAGCATTGCCCGAAACTTCCGTTTCGCCTGTATGGCAAGCTCGTCGCTGTCGGTCAGAAACAGGGCGGCTCCGATGACGTTCTGGTGACGCAGCGCTTCGACGGCACTCGCCGCGACATGCGTCTTGCCCGAGCCCGGCGGCATCGCCGCGAGAATCTGACGTTCACCGAGACGGATCGCCTCGCAGATATTCCACACCGCAGTCATCTGATAGGGACGCCCCGCGATATCATCACGGATGTTGGGATGCGCCGACGGGTTCCGCGTGTACCGCAGCTTCATGCGCCGCTGCAGCCCCTCGCGGGAAAAGCAGCCATGTACGGGGCGAAACGCGTTCGCGCTCGAATAGTCCGAAAACCAGTAGCCGCTTTCACGAAGCACAAAAAGGAACGGCTTCTGGACGTACTTCTTCTCGAGAAGCAGCGCCTGTGCCTCCGCTTTTTCCATGCCGGCCTGTAGGTTTTGTCCCGATTCCTTGAGCTCCGTAATGGCAAGCGGGCGTTCATCCTCACCGAAGAAAATTGAGTCGACCGTCACTGTTTCTTGCGTACCGGGAATCTCGGAGACTTCATAGTCAATGAAGCATCCATTGCCGAGCACCCAGCCTGCCTGCGCACCGTCTACAAGCAGCTGGCGTTCACGCACGCGCTTGAAAAGGCGTTCATCAAAGCGGAATCCCTTTCCGTTTTTCCGGCTCTTGCGACGCTCTGTCAGCATCTTGACTGTCGCCTGCTCACGCCGTCTCGCTGTCGGCAGGCTCACTCGATCCTCTGCGCTGCGATAGGCCGTCAGCAGCTCCTCTTTTGAAACTCGCCGCCTCCCCGTCCGCGGCAGCAGATCTTCACGAAAAGCGGCGCTGTTCGGAGTTTCCGCCCAAGCCGCATCCATCCAGCAGGCATACGCATGCAACACCCGCAGAGCCACCACCGCACCGGCTCTCGAGATGGTCTCCCCCCGATATGCCGTCATATTGGCAAGCTGCATGACATAGCGAAGCAGCGGAACAAGCATCGGCGGCAGAATATCCAAAAACGTCGACTCGCGAACCAATCGAGATACAGACTCCCGACGAGGTATTGCCGGATACGCATCGTGTATGAACACCCATCGAATCCCCGCCTCCAACGCCTTCGCGGCGCGTACCGCACACATGGAGGGCGATTCCTCCAGTGCTTTTTCAGCATCCGCCATCGCTGCCGCTACAGGCGCCAAAGCCTCTTCTTTTCGTAGAAAAGCAAAATTTGATGCCACGTTTTTCCTCCTCATGGCGTATACCGAAATTTATTTCTATCCGTTTCGTCTTTTTCCTGCTTATCTATCTTTGTAGCGTTCAGCAGCCGCTCTCTTCGCCGCCTCGACCTTTTTCTTATTCTCCTCATGGCGCTGCGATTCCATCCTCCTTTTCATCGCTATATCAACGATCTCCTCATGCTTTTCAAGAAGCGGTTTCTTGAGCTGTACCAGCACGCGGGTAATGCGAACGCCGGCGATTTCCTCGACGAAGAACTCCGTCCCTTCATAGCTCGCCTTTTGTCCGACACGCACGGGATTCTCCACCTGCGCGGACAGCCATCCGCCCACCGAGTCGATTTTCTCCTCCGGGATATCGACCTCCAGAATATCCTCCAGTTCTTCCAGAAGCATCTTGCCATCGACGGAGAACAGCTTTTCATTGCGCTGTTCGACAAGCGGACGATCCTCGTCAAACTCATCTTGAA
This portion of the Selenomonas sp. TAMA-11512 genome encodes:
- the tsaD gene encoding tRNA (adenosine(37)-N6)-threonylcarbamoyltransferase complex transferase subunit TsaD; the protein is MEHKDINNIVTLGIESSCDETAAAVLRGGRELLSNVIDTQIPDHQKYGGVVPEIASRRHIVNILPVIDAALKEAGMEKQDIDQVAVTYGPGLVGALLVGVSAGKSLAYALDVPLIGVNHLEGHIFANFLSDPALEPPFTALVVSGGHTSLVDVRDYNAFSLLGETRDDAAGEAFDKIARVMGLPYPGGPQIDKLAREGDPDAIDFPKALMEDGNYEFSFSGLKSAVLNYLNAMKMKRIEIPKADVAASFQKAVVEVLVKKTIEAVETAGRDTLVLAGGVAANHALVERLQQAADERGIRFRRPSQKLCTDNAAMIACRGYYQSLNGDFADVSLNAVPGLRL
- the rimI gene encoding ribosomal protein S18-alanine N-acetyltransferase, producing MTDIHVRRMTPDDADAVSVLEKRCFSVPWSRASFWEEASQKDACYLVALAGEEIIGYAGVWILGTEGHISNVAVDPAHRGQGIGSALLENLIRAMKERGAASATLEMRVSNDAARKLYEKYGFKSVGIRPKYYTAPVEDADILWNTKI
- the tsaB gene encoding tRNA (adenosine(37)-N6)-threonylcarbamoyltransferase complex dimerization subunit type 1 TsaB, which translates into the protein MLVLAIDTATMASSVALATEGRLEAELTVETGNTHSETLLAHIEQILLMAGRTKKELDAVAVSIGPGSFTGLRIGLSTAKALSYGLSIPLVTVSTMEALAAHFPMEGARVGVLLDAQKKHAYAALYAHEHGELRPIIEPCVAVYQDFIASLEEHAPVVLVGDLPQKKRAGLACPKGVSIAPPELIMPRAATVARLGLADLRAGRTADAMMAEPLYIRRSEAEVLWEERHKSRTNPS
- the tsaE gene encoding tRNA (adenosine(37)-N6)-threonylcarbamoyltransferase complex ATPase subunit type 1 TsaE, with protein sequence MQYRSTSPEETAALARAIGTRLTGGLVLALKGDLGAGKTLFTQNLLLPLGITGVNSPTFCLMNVYQGSLDVQHFDLYRIAHEEELEGIGFGESLENDAAVTIVEWPDAYMDWLPDDYILVELERLDDAEDQRQITFTLVGCRWEKFFEEVGLIVGSCH
- a CDS encoding NADH peroxidase, which codes for MKKFVCTVCGYVHEGDQPPEACPICKAPASKFNEQTGDLAFADQHVVGVAKDADPRIIEGLRQNFTGECSEVGMYLAMSRVADREGYPEIAEAFKRYAFEEAEHAAKFAELLGEVLTDSTKKNLQMRIEAEHGACAGKKDLAVLAKQLNLDAVHDTVHEMAKDEARHGCGFKGLFDRYFGK
- a CDS encoding HAD family phosphatase, yielding MRAFIFDMDGVIVDTQGMHTAATTKALNEFGVPVTQEEIQKYAGTANGLAYRESVKKYRVEIPIREVIARKSALFHAMLDEAIDSGRLQPIEGIPELLAQLNEQHIPTAIASSSSKEMIHHIVDTFHLRDSFAALITGRDLPMSKPDPAVYTWTAGYLKTPPRDCVVLEDAHMGVRAAKAAGMTCIGFQNPTSGNQDLSQADFIVHKISEIDIGRL
- a CDS encoding YvrJ family protein, whose product is MSDLLSSFGSYGFPMAVTAFLLVRIEGKLSALNDSILLLTQTIKSKPPV
- a CDS encoding GDSL-type esterase/lipase family protein, with translation MRCLVPVILVFTILVSSFAEAAPQKLRFIWEPVPNAVRYQFVVTRGDKADAPVVYADDFVYNNGYELRVFHEGLLDGNHFYRVCPLDAQGRAVGSFSEPWALGAGEQDTTSPYPTSEPYAPGYALLYPVYSWVKTLEAAEYEVAVWYRNPKRRENDLIHLLYTDDITLYEYAGFTRPGSYFWRVRSLDEHKQPVGTWSEPVPFEVTTPTAVAAIGDGITHGGGAVVHGADRPMYDWESYTGMPVKNLGHTGDTVEAMLERFDRDVPPFAPRVLIIMAGGEDYRRGTASGKIIEDLAELRDRSEEYGIIPVFLTLPPICPEAIARTGIGERPAYAWDSIRREVNAWLLTQEYVVDVDSVLTDEKGLLRSEYTSDGVQIDTEGKRYIGGRVKEYLEITFPKLLRPADG
- a CDS encoding hexokinase, translating into MAIDKEKCAEIIEAFDVRQDALRKIAEDFQADMRKGLAGDPASSMRMLKSYVGLPTGKETGEFLALDFGGTNVRALRILLKGGGDYEVLKKVTKPLVFEGVYDFVSAASEAKDQFDFIAGLIDEVIEENHETPYLLGHTFSFPSAQTNLYDARLITWTKEFATKGVEGEIVNDLLKAALDRIGALNVRPVAVINDTVATLLAAAYKTPDTYIGSIYATGQNTCYLEPFTGTSERAMIINMESGGFSKIMPSKYDEILDAASEKAGEQRMEKMVAGRYMGVLYSLALADLLGSDSAYNFTSIDLSAIVEDAYLDRHLAAEILERETGERFSQPECVLLQQLAAAIIVRSARLVAASYVGILLHLTGNGEITEQTIAIDGSVYEKMPLVKEELRNTFDELLGADAASIRIVLENDGSGLGASIAACIA
- a CDS encoding VOC family protein, with the protein product MNFHFLHNNFNVLDLDKSIAFYEEALGLKEQRRREGEGFTLVFMGDGKTPHELELTWLADRKEPYNLGENEFHLALQADNFEAAHKKHEEMGVICFENTAMGIYFIADPDGYWIEILPPRG
- a CDS encoding DEAD/DEAH box helicase family protein, with product MASNFAFLRKEEALAPVAAAMADAEKALEESPSMCAVRAAKALEAGIRWVFIHDAYPAIPRRESVSRLVRESTFLDILPPMLVPLLRYVMQLANMTAYRGETISRAGAVVALRVLHAYACWMDAAWAETPNSAAFREDLLPRTGRRRVSKEELLTAYRSAEDRVSLPTARRREQATVKMLTERRKSRKNGKGFRFDERLFKRVRERQLLVDGAQAGWVLGNGCFIDYEVSEIPGTQETVTVDSIFFGEDERPLAITELKESGQNLQAGMEKAEAQALLLEKKYVQKPFLFVLRESGYWFSDYSSANAFRPVHGCFSREGLQRRMKLRYTRNPSAHPNIRDDIAGRPYQMTAVWNICEAIRLGERQILAAMPPGSGKTHVAASAVEALRHQNVIGAALFLTDSDELAIQAKRKFRAMLPDWSLVHLTNAPKREEGDAAVVFSTYAQILDAIDDRRTESGARLFDPSHFDIIIIDDSHTSIYKNYIDVLRFFDAIWLGFSSLPPDAAGQTEIYELDGQWKPVFHYTTVRSIADGWTVGWKVIDAAPPGIMDNDVRYAEISEEKRTLLSLEYSDTDVPAIRALESPTVDAWLLDERSIRNMLSNLMERGERTADGELGKTIIFAKNSLHARTISCVFQRMHPDYEVNFMMPLDLQSHGLTDAIDTFAVADASPRVAVSAGVLDTGIDIPEIVNLVFFTKVHSLAKFRQMLGRGERLCPNLYGRGKDKTHCLVMDYGKNFDFFQIDFQHEYAEPV